In Amyelois transitella isolate CPQ chromosome W, ilAmyTran1.1, whole genome shotgun sequence, the genomic stretch TAGTGACAAACTCAATGCTGTAATATCTCATAATGAGAACTTGCTTTATGTGAAAGTAGGTAGGACTAAGCGCATAAAAACCGCCGTGTGACATGAGATCTTTCGGCAGCCCACTCCAACGGGAAAATAACAACAATGAGTTGTCAGTGTCAATGTCGTGCGTGCCATAAAAAAGACTGCAATAAATAAGTTGAAATGACCGGCCCtttttacaaacttaaaatgtaggtaaatgTTAAAAGTTCAAAactatatttgaaatattacagCAAAGATTTTACAAACTGAAGAGGTCTACTTTTTCGTCTGGGATCGTGTAGGACGTGGTTTATTTACAGGGCGCTCAGCCCGCTCCTTAACGGACAAGCCAGAAGCCCCCACAGCAGACTTCACCACAGCAGTGGGAGTGGAGCCAGCCGACTCGAGAGTCCCTGCTTCTGATTTATCTGAAGCATACTCACTGCCAAGTGCGGCATGAAGTTCGCCCAATGTTGAAATTCTGCGCTTTGACCCATCCGCACTAACTATCACAATTTTGCCATCAGCAGTCCAACAGCCCCTAACACCGAGGGACTTCCTGGCCTCCACAAACACAGCATGTCTTGCAGCTGTCAAAAACTCCGACAGAGTCAGACCACTGCCCTTAAGGTATCTTTTGGTAGCCCAAATTTTGTTTCGACAAGATAAGtctgtaaatttaataaggaTGGGGCGTGGTTTGTCCATCTTTGAGTTCCTGCCAAGGCTTGTATGATATTACTTGGCTCAATATCTGGCAGTTGCAACATGTCATGACAAATGTTGAGGAATTTTGTGTGCAAGTCTACATCTGAGTCCTCTGCAACACCATGTAGGAGTAAAATGTTGGATCGAGCTCTCATTTAGATTGCATCTAAGGACTATAGTACCAAACCCATCTGTGCATTGAGGCCGGAAACTGCTTTCAATATGAATGATTTAAAAGTGTAGTACTCACTGGCAAGAGATGATGTATCCTGACCCTGACTTTGATTGCCCAATGATGCTTCAAAAGAAGCCATTTTAGACTTGAACAGGACAGTTATATCAGCAATATCTTTACTTAGTTGTCCAAGAGGGTCCATGGTGCTTCAATGAAAAGTGATCGAAACTTGTGTGGAGTGAATGATGAAGTGACGcagatttaaaatatgtaaacagTGAAGAAAGGACTGAGAAAATAAGTACAGGCGAGTAGCTTTAAGACATTAACACATTGAAaactattttgaatatttaaatagctaaaatcaaaataaaataggaagAGCAACTTAAAACTTGTCTTATTGGTTTTCACTCCTACCGcccaaataattaaattgattatttaacAATTGAAAAGCGAAAATGTGTAgcaaattttacattattgtGTGTAAATAACACAGAATTGTTTTTCGtcagaatatttttcatcGGAATTAACATAGATGAAACGGCAAAGAGCAGCTAGTCCTTTTTCGCGATTACATAACTGCTTGATGTAACAGCAGCCTGTTAGCAGCctgaataagtttttattttttcaggaaCTCGCAGCGTGCTAGTGGGAACTCTCTTCAGTCTTCTGCTAATAGTAGTGAAATAATAGATGGCACAGATGAAGAATGTTATAATGAAAATTCGAAcgtaatttcaaatattattcgACAACATAGCAAAGTAAATATTGAACGAAATGAAAAAGTTTTCAAAAAGCAGCTGAAAAAACATTTACGATCTTTTAAGTTTGGTGAAAATTCTGTGGTTTCCACtaataatagtataatattaataccaTCACCGCTTAAAATAAGTCAGAACCAAAAAACACAAGGAAAATATTCCAGCTATTCCTGTTGCTGAAGTACGTACTGCTCAAGTTGATCAAGACATGCTTTCGGATTTTGTCGTTGTACCtgcatctgaaaaaaaaaatatcaatcagACTACTACTGTTGCCGAGGTACTTACCGCTCAAGTTGTCCACGACATGCCTTCGAATGTTGTCGCAGTTCCAGcacctgaaataaaaaatgtcgaCCAGATTATTCCTGTTGCCGAGGTACTTACCACTCGAGTTGTCTAGGACATGCCTTCGAATGTTGTCATTGTTCCAGCACCTGAAATAGAAAATGTCGACCAGATTATTCCTGTTGCCGAGGTACTTACCACTCAAGTTGTCCAGGATATACCTTCGGATGTAGACATTATACCTGCCCCTGAAATTAAGAAGATTGCTCAGACTCCTCTTCGTCAGTGACCTTGTTTGAGAGAGGACGTGTTGCGAATAttactattacaaaaattacaaaagtgcaagctaattatacaattacatatttacatactcAAAAATAAGTGTTGGAATCCCCTGTGCTATTACTACGCGCTATTTAACTCCCACCCGGCGGCGTCAAGTTCTTCCTGGTGCGGGGATTGTTTCACACCCGCTGCGATAAGAGATAGTCGCCATTTTTCATCTCTTTCTTTATTGCGACGACGCGTCCGATCCTACACGACTGACGGCGAACGACAACCGAGCGGCCATCAATCTACGAGCTGCTACGACCCCGTGACGAGGTCTACGAAGCGCCTACGACACCACTGAGCTACGACTTGCTTGTAGCTGACACGCAAGTAccactttaaaataaacacaagcTATTCTAATTCTAAGCAGTTAATTTGTACTGGGGTTATACAAACTACTACGCAAAATGTCTATTCAACATTCACCTCCTCAAATCAGATCAGAAACTGCTGGTTCTCGCAACATAACGTTGCTACAAGCGAGTGATAACATCCCTACCCGTACGCTGTCGGATTCCAATTTAAACATTACAATGCGGATGAACAACAAACGGCAACGCAGCGACAGCGAAACCAACACTACTGAGTTGTATACCGATTGTATTTCTCTGGGAGCATCGAAACAGGGCGAGGTACAGTTTACTGATACTCACACAGATAGATTCCAAGCTTTCCAACAAGAAATGTTATCGCTGattaaaaacatgtttttgtcccaagaaaataaaattaaaaaaataactcccACCTTAAATCAGATCCAAAATACGAACTCAAATATAGAAAAAGCCATATCTCATTTGACCTCACAAAATGAGGaattaagaaagaaaattgAACACCTGGAAATACAACAAAAAGGATTTGGAATATGCGATTATTCTTGAAGACAAAATTGAGGAATTGCAACGCGAAAGTCGTAAAACTAATTTAGAAATCAAAAACGTTCCCAAATTCGCGGACGAATCGAAGGAAACTTTAATACAGATGTTCAAAGGATTATGCGAGACTGTGGGCTGTGATTTTGAAAAATCACAGCTTAAAGATATATACAGAGTTCGGCAAAAGAAAGGAGGTAAAAGCGACACTTCAATCATAATAGAAACCTCATCAACCATTCTTAAGAGTGAAATTCTCAGAAACTGCAAGGCGTACAACAAAAAACACAAGCAGAAACtttgcgctagcaacctgggcTTGAGAAGAAAGGAAGACACTCCAATTTTTGTGTCGGAGCAACTGACAGCTAAAGGCTCCCGTTTGTACTTCCTGGCTCGCGACCTCGCTAGGTCAAGAGAATACAAATACTGTTGGACTTCCTACGGCAGGGTATATCAGCGAAAGTCTGACAGCTCgcctgttattattattagacaaGAAGCTCAGGTGCAGAGCCTTATGGCGGTTGATTGACTAGGCTCAGTGACATATACTGGGCTATTGCATGTTTCTGTCCTACTCATAGTACCTAGtcctttaatttttcattttttaattggtaGTTTAGTTGTATTCATTACTTTGCGCATGTGGTTATTTCATTGTTCATCCATTTATCTCAAACAACAAATGTGCATAGTCAAAGCTGGTATTCAGAGTTTAATGTATAGTTCAAAACAGACTTACTTACAGATGCAATATTTGACGGAAAACAGATATGTTGCCTACtacgattatattttttataggcacgttttaattactttttatgaatTACGAAAAAGTCTTATActgtacttaattattttctgcATGCATCAGACTCTTCGtatcaataaacaaacaaatacattctataaatatgaaagtggCTGGGGGATACATAAGATTCCCTTTTCGCTAATGAATAGATATCGAATAAATTTccatgttattttaaactcTGAAGAGcatttcaacaaaatattttatagattgGTATATTACAAGTGTTTATTTCCCAATATAATGACATGCATCATTTTACTAAGTTGTAATTATGGATAGTAACTTTACTAATATGAAGGAAATAGACAAAGTCAATATTGCAGAATCAGAGCAGATCTCTATGAATGATATCATAATAAGGCCTTGCATCACAAGTAAAAACGAATATACTATTGtttcacaaaatatagtaagtatatataaaaattttgataaccTTCTTGTTAACTTAtcgcaatttaaatttagaattgaCGTCATTGTTCTGAGTGAATGCAGAATAGACGATGCCAAACCAATTCCACAGCTTGAAAACTACATATCTTATCACTCCACTAACCATATTAATCAGTGCGATGGGAGTAGTCATTTACGTAAGAAAAAGTCTCAAAAATAGCGCCaaagaaatcaaattaaataacgcttcatgtttacaattaaatttaccgaatttaactatatattgccgtgtggttcccggcaccaatacaaaaagaataggaccactccatctctttcccatggatgtcgtaaaagccgactaagggatagacttgggattcctcttttaatgcctgccaatctaaggtctgccgcgccgatggatgcatggctagaggcgagcctagtctcgagcgtgccacttccgccatggggttgggcgacccccaggtaatggctagccttaccctggcatgcggggctctgctggggcggacaaaattgttcccttgcgtctcgtgggaatcgcatgatgATCCGTAAaaagcacctaaatggcggcgatgaagtccgcaccccatcacgtctcgttcccggcgggagcggtatgcggtctgctgaaagccgctttgcgacgatgaatgtaagaggaggaatgaaggaaaagattgaggaagtatgccagatgatggatgaaagacatttggatgtgttgtgcgtgaatgaaacgaagcggaaaggatgcgacgcgacgcagcacggcccttacacggcgtattggtctggaatttccagtaccagccgaggctgtcaaggggtcggtctaatcctttctgcacgaatggctgagtgtgtgaatgagtatgagtgtgtcagccctcgtcttctatggataaggctgaaagttggaatcactcggatcttcgttttaggtgtttatgcaccgtgggatgtgggttcgaggggtacaacatcagcaaaaagcgaaaacgaggagttctggaatagtgtaagagaagtattgaaagttaccaagccaaatgagaagattattatgttaggtgattttaatggatgggtgggtgtaaagcgtgatggatatgaaaaggtgcttggtgcgtttggtgacgaaaaggtgaatgataatggaagaagtgtagcagaaatttgtctagagtgggatctttttgtgtcgaactcaatgtttcaacataaagagatccacacctacacaagagtggaaggtattttaaaaagtatgatagactttgtgattgtagatgaaagattgaagaacaaagtgctggatacccgtgcatatcgcggtgctggcattgactcggaccatttactggtgatatcccggataaggggtatcttcaatcgctggcggcacagggttagggagcaaaccagcgctttggaaagagtgaaagtagaaaatttgcaagatatggatgtaggtaagaagtatattaatagactgaaggatgaaattgaagatttagatgagaggagcaatattgaagatggatggaaggaatttaaagaaagaattgtgaaagtagctgttgaagtgtgtggtgtaagtagaagaaggaaagggaaaaatcacaaaaatgcgtggatgagtaaagatgtgcaagaacttgtgcgattaaagaagaaagcatggctggatttgttagcagcaaaagctaacttaagaatgcaagaggttatagatgaggatgtgaatgaagcacgtaaggaatataaaaaaattaaagatttggaatgattttgataaaaggctatcagaagactttcagtcaaatctgaaagtattctggaaatccgtaaggtcagcccgaggaaaaactataaccagagagctgactaggatcagatgccaggatggtagcgttgtgaaaggagaagaatgtgtgctaaagatatggaaggactattttgagagtttatttgaaaaaaaggaagaaaataagaaagagttctgctatagcgaagaaaaagagaatgagatggaaggcgaaattgaaatgttcgaaattgtggaagcacttaagagtatgaaagcgggtaaggctgctgggtatgatagagtgtcggtcgagatgcttaaagcaggaaaaggcgtcgtagctagacagttgtactgccttttcaatttgtgttggagaagcggccgagtaccaaaagattggtgtaaggctgttattgtgccactttacaaaggaaaagggtcacaactggactgcaaaaattatcgtggtataagcctgcttagcgtcgtcggcaaattgtatgctaaggtattgattaatagagtcaggaatgaaactgatgacaaaatatgggatgctcaagcgggatttcgaaagggaatgggatgtacttatcaggtcttttctttgcggtgcatagccgaaaagttcttggccaagagtcaaaaagtctattgcacattcgtggatttggaaaaggcctatgacagagttgagaggaatgaattgtggtcagcactttctatgcatggggtgagcagtctcttgatacgagcactgaaatccttatatgaggattcgagtgcttgtgtcaggataaacggagcgcacactgagtggtttaagattgagaaaggcgttaggcagggatgtgttgcgtcaccgtggctgttcaacctatttatggatagttgtttgacagatttgaaagagtctgaaagtggattaaggatgaatgaattactcgtcaaatgtctgctctatgccgacgatcaggttatactggcgtcatcagcggaggagttacaggagatggtaaactgtatgcatgaagctttaaaagagaaaggaatgaaagtgaacgtaagtaaaactaaaacactggtttttgaaatggagaaagaaatgacagcatgtaatattttgattggaggagaaaaagttgagcaagtgaaagagtttgtatacctaggatcaaagtttacatcagatggcaagtgtgatagtgatattgaaaggaaagtgaacgcggggaacatggtgaatggagctttgcatgcctttatgagcagtcagaaactatccaaaaactGGCTCGattggctgtgcacaggggcgtgttggtcccgacattaatgtatgggagtgaaagttgggtatggcaaaagaagcacgaaagcagaataaaagcagtggaaatgagagcgttaaggagtatgttgggtgtgaaatcgagtgaccggataaggaacagcgtgataagggaatgttgtgatgtgaaagaagatgtagttacaggaatagaaaagggtatgttgagatggttcggtcatgtggagaggatgaatgaaaacaggttgactaagcagatatacaaggagagtgtggagggaaaggtcggggtgggaagacctagacgaacatatcttgatcaaattaaggacgtcctggtgaagggtcaggtcaaaagtgctcgaaaccgccgagcttgcatgaagagagatatgaatgtggatgaagcaaaggaagtatgcagggatcgtggcaagtggaaagaggtagtctctgcctatcccctccgggaaacaggcgtgagtttatgtatgtatgtatttaactaTACTTGGTGTTTATAGGTCGCCATCAATTAGAATCGCAGACAATTTCATATTATCATTAGACTCGcacttaaaatgtttaaaaaatcgtAAACAGGTGGTATTGGCGggtgatataaatataaatctgatAGCTAAAGCCAATGAAGaaagtcaaaaaataaaaaaatagacaaTCTTATCTAAATATGCTTGCCCTACATGGTATCCTTCCTGGCCACTCTTTACCTACTAGGGTAAACTCCTGTTTGGATCATTTCATGCTGAAGCTGAATGACAAGAAACATATAGCTTCCATATTTATTCTCGACACAACAATTACTGACTACCGCCTGACATTACTAAAATTAAGCAATACTAActcttttaacaaaaataatgaaaatattagaaGCAAAAAAACCACAGATTACGAGAAATcccttaattatttaattgaaaataatttcgcGGAACTGATCTCAATTAGCAATCCTATAAAACTGGCAGATATAGTTACAGATAAATTAAGACAATGTATTCTTGAAAATACCACATCTAAACTAATTCCATGCAAAGACCGTATCATAAAGCCTTGGATCACTCCTGGCATATTACGCTGCATCAGAAATAGGAATGACATGCAATCTAAACTTAAACATGATCCATCGAATgaggtattaaaaataacttacaaacGTTATCGTAACTATTGTAACACATTACTACAgaatttgaaaagaaattaCGAGCGTGAGAAAATCTCTAAAAACAACGGAAATCCTAGATACCTTTGGAAAGCCATTAATTCGAtaacaaatagaaataaaaatacaaacaacaaCTTGAATCTTTTACACACCCTTTCTACACCTGAAGCATCCGTGAATCAtgcaaatgattattttgcgAACATAGGAACGGTAATGGCACAAGATTTATTGGACAAATTTCCTTCATCAATTAGTCAAACTCTTAATGACCCTTCAGCTTCTCATTCGTCGTCGTTTGTGCTGTTGGATACGGACTGTGAGGAGGTTTATGAAATTCTAAGGGGACTTAAATCTGAGAGTGCTCCAGGCTGGGACAACGTGCCTTCTGAGTTTCTGAAATATGCTCATCAATTAATTGTTCCGATCTTAGTTCATTTGGCTAATCTTTGTTTTAAACATGGAGTGTTCCCAGCAGCTCTTAAACAAGCTGTTATTACGCCGGTGTACAAGAGTGGTGACAGAGAAGATGTTTCCAATTACAGACCTATTTCCGTCCTGACTgctatttcaaaaattttagaaaaacttATTAACAAAAGTCTTCTAAATTATCTGGAAAAGTCTAACATAATTTCTAACTCTCAATTCGGCTTCAAAAAAGGGGTATCTACGGAGGATGCTATAATTGCGTTAACTTCTGTAATTGTTGAAGCAGTGGACAGTGGTAAGAAGTGCTTAACCTCATTTTTGGACCTCAAAAAAGTCTTTGATACCGTCTCTGTCCCTACTCTTGTGAATCGTCTTGATAAAATAGGAATAAGAGGTATACCGCTTGCTCTCCTCACTGACTATCTAAAGGACCGTAAGCAACGAGTCAAGTTGGATACGTACGTGAGTGAGCAATCGGAAATCAGACACGGAGTACCGCAGGGGAGCGTGTTGGGGCCTACATTGTTTCTTATCTATATTAACGAGCTCTGTAACATGAAGGTCGATAATGgccatatattttcttatgcAGACGACACTACAATAGTATTTGTGGGCAACTCCTGGAATGAAGTACGAAATTCAGCGGAGGTTGGACTTACTGGGGTAGCTAAATGGTTGAGGAGTAACTTGTTAACGATAAATATGGATAAGactaattatattacatttactaattacaataatactCAACctcaaaatgatttaaatattaggATACACACATGTATGAATTCTCAAGATTGTTCTTGTAGCATGATCAGCAGGgttgaaaaaactaaatatctaGGAGTAATGCTAGATCAGAGACTTACTTGGCACCAGCACCTGGAGCTTCTCACAAATAGATTGCGTAAATTGATGTGGGTATTTAAAACTCTGCGATATGTACTAGACAACAAAtggattaaattaatatatatttcactTGCCCAATCAATCCTAGGTTACTGCATTTCTGTTTGGGGAGGAGCTACAAAGACTGAATTCATTTTTCTCGAAAGAGCACAAAGATCCctacttaaattaatgtacTATAAACCTTACAGATACTCTACCTCTCAACTATACTCAGATTGCGATTTGCTTTCAGTTagaaagttatatattttaaatacaacccttaaaaaacataaatctttAAACTTTGATGCTAGTAAACTAAACAGAAGACGGAGATATAACGTGGCTGAGATAGTCCCAGTCAAAACCACCTATGCGCAAAGGCAGTTTAGAAGACAATCCTCGCACATATATAATCATCTCCATAGAAGTCTGGACATCAACCGAACAACTTCTcatgaatgtaaaaaaactgtaaCCCTATTTCTAAAGAGTAAAACTTATGATGAGACAGAATTGTTATTATGCGCTTAATATAACACTCAAGCACAATATCATTATACTAACTACCTAGATGTTGCTGGCCTTTAggaattgatttatttctcAGTAGGTACCCTATGAAATCTCCCTACCCTcatttatactcgtaatattagtatgataaCACTGCGTTACACGATTTTGGTACCCGTTAAACTGATAGCTGGAATGAATAGGTAATGAGTCACAGATAAAATGTTCCAAATATATGTGGTATCCATCACGTCTAGTTTTCGAGGTACATGtcaatcattattttaactacCCTCACCTTAGGCGTATAAGAAACAGTTGAGGTTTTCGgtgtatacttttttattgttttgttttattcataaatcgTTTCTATTCGATAACCTCGATATCtcttaaacatatttatttaaaaatccaaCATGAATACTGAACTAAGTGGCCGTCGCAACTGCAAAAATGAaccaaataagttttattacgTGTGTGGACAGTACATTGTGaaatcacaaacaaaaaatgttgccGAAAAAGTTAGTgcatatttactttattttaaacgtGCTATTAATCAAGATAAACCATGGATACctcaatttttttgtgtttcgTGCTATACTACTCTCATATCTTGGTTAAATGGAAACAAGACGTCAATGCCATTTGCCGTACCAGCTTTATGGCGTGAACCTAGTAATCATTTTAATGATTGCTACTTTTGCATGACTGACATACGTGGCTTTTCAAAGAAAATCAAGCACAACATTCAGTATCCTGACATTCCTTCAATGTCGAAACCAGTACCTCACAGAGAAGAAATGCCTCCACCATTACCTCCTTGACAAAAAGCTTACTGACAAGGAACTCGATGCCTGGTTATCACTGAAAGCAGTTGTAAAAGAGTTTCTAGGGAACCATAGAGCCGAAAATGCGGAACAGCTAGTTAACAACATGTTAAAAGCATACGAAAAGTTGGGTTGTAGAATGTTGTTGAAAATTCACTTTCTTCATTcccacttttctttttttccatCAGTCAGTGATGAGCAGGGCGAGAGGTTCCACCAAGATATAAAGAAGCTTGAAGAACGATTTCAAGGCCGTTGGGACACAACTATGCTAGGCGATTACTGTTGGCGTCTAAAACGAGAAGATCCTTCAaaacacaaaagaaaaagttaaaatttgaaGGTATTCTGGGTTTAAATTATATGCATtgatttttcttgtatttattataccaaaatgattaaaaaataaactcgattaattaaaaaaatctggtacattttattagatttctttaaattatgtttgaatatttaaatttttagcaTAATTTGTTATATCCTCACGGAAAAAAATGAGACGTCATGgaaagaaaatatgtatgtattcttacTAAACGATAGGAATAAATAGGAAAACAGGACATTTCAAAGCgggtacttaattttttttttcatttgtaacGCAGTGTAATCATTCAAGTGTAATACTGTATATTCTTGTTAGTGATTTGGTATCTATACTAGCTTAGCTGACAGGtttatgtgtttttaatttttattgtttgttatgtcTGTGTAAActgtatgtaataattgtaCAATGTTGTTATTGTTAAACATGATTAGTGAATTTGTAACAAATCAGTGTAAACAACTTCTTTGGAAGAGCGGGCTCTCCAAACACaagtattttatacttaaatggAGGACCCAATCATATATGAGCTATTGTAAAAAAGAGtctaataaagatatttattattattatttattatcttctgTTGACTACTTACTTACTACTGATATTTTCCTGGACATGCCTCCAGATGATGTTGAGATAAAAAAGATAACTCAAGCTACTCTCTCTGACGTTATACGTATACCACGGGCGCATCATTCTTATGAAATTCCTTATACGAGTACTGAAATAGAAGCAGCCAACAATGACCAATCTATATCATTTCTACAACCTCAGGTGTATACTTCTTTGAAAACAGTGGTCTTTGATGAAGATATAGAAGATTACAAGGGTTCTCCTTCAATTATTGCACGTGATACAGCTATTTTTGATTCAATTACAGATACGAGTGATCATGTTATAGATTCTAAACATCCAAAACTTAATAAGaaacgtaataaaattttaaaatcttacgTTGATTATTTTTCTGACAATGAAGATTTTTCAGCAGGTAGTTCTGATCTT encodes the following:
- the LOC132904059 gene encoding uncharacterized protein LOC132904059, whose protein sequence is MNSLESRKRKVDSISRYQSKMLRVDVEHYYDGDQSSTSNENKRSILAETLVEDKYYEIDNNIATNSQRASGNSLQSSANSSEIIDGTDEECYNENSNVISNIIRQHSKVNIERNEKVFKKQLKKHLRSFKFGENSVVSTNNSIILIPSPLKISQNQKTQGKYSSYSCC